The genomic stretch tttatttttgtctatgtattgctttgcatatagatggattcaacaagaagaaataaaagagagagagagatggggaaaagaggggttcagctatgtttctaattttcatgtacaacaatttatagattcttttgaaaaatattggtggccctgaaaagggccgttatgttttggtgaaaaaaatcacacttcttaagcacgttctccacggattcttcgtgccaattggatatcctttggcatgatggttactctcttggcgtggattgcgcacaagttggtatcctcgaagagaccgaccaagtaggcttcgctggcttcctgtagggccatgacggctgaactctggaatcggagatcagttttgaagtcctgggcgatttcacggactaatctctggaaggggagtttcctgatgaggagctctgtgctcttctggtatctcctgatttctcggagagcgactgttcctggcctggtatctatgtggtttcttgactccaccggttgcaggtgcgctcttacgggcggccttggtggcaagttgttttcttggagctttaccTCCGGTGGATTTACGTGCAGTTTGCTTTGTTCGTGCCATGACTATTAGCTCTGTGGGACGATTTGCTACAGaaagaatacttgaaaatttcggtGAATGTGTTTTTGTGCTTGCCGGGAGGATTGGAAATCACGGTGACGATTGGATCACCACTTACATAAAGCTGGCGTTGATTGGTCCGCATATCTTAAATCTGATTGGACTGATTTGTAAGGGACTTTGACAGTTTTCAatccattttttactgaaaaactgctcaacccaagctgacagtaaaaatgcccccctttttttcattcataattacAGTTTCTGATCATCCCTCATAGCTCAACAATAGTAAATTAGTGTCACGGTTTCAATATGAtaaatctgaagaagaaaaaaaataataatgaaaaaaggtcaaaatacatgcagaaacattaaggaaaggaaagaaaaataaaacaggaaaaaataaaataaaatgcagttataacacaaacaaagcgaaatagaaaataaaaaaacagaaacaaatggaattacacattcccgacatgacattgtacggatcggctgagtttctttattgttgtattatgtcatatttatgtatatttaatataaaaaaaagaagatgtgggtaTGATTTTCATTTGGGCTGGGCACATTTGTCTCATTGTCTGATTGTCGGTGTGCTTACATCGATTCCACATCtttaatacacaaacaataactaaataaagacagaaagacagagagagagagagagagagagagagagagagagagagagagagagagagagagagagagagatgctgaaaaaaaaaatggaaaaaggaaagaatggaaagtacatatcatatataaaagtgttgacgaaagagataatgttaacaaaaactataataattataataataaaaaaaaccacacaccttCTCAGATGAATCTAAGCATGCTCGCATCAATAACCAAGAGAGAGAAAGAAGAGAGCAgactagtattaaatataaatactatcagtgttgttttttttccccgACCAAACTTTATATGATTTAACTGAGCTACTTGTGGGTTCAAAGAGTCAGAAAGTTCGACAATAAATGTTCTGATGAAGAAGACTGAAAAAGTTACTAgacttagtgttatgctataagaactgtacttaatgggatgcgttagagagagaagaaaagaagaatcacggaagaagggacatttatattttagacattttttatttgttatgtagtagaatatatttttttcaattatgtatggggaataaagtattactaagatgtacaacaattttagactctttttgaaaaatattggtggccctgaaaagggccgttgttaagtgagtaatctgatatatccactttttacttggcagctttctgggtcttctttggcagaagtacagcctggatgtttggtaaaacacctccctgggcaatggtgacaccagacaagagtttgttcaactcttcgtcgtttctgatggccaactggagatgacggggaatgattctgctcttcttgttgtcacgagcggcgtttcctgccaactccaatacttcagctgctaagtattctaAGACAGCTGCGAGGTACACTGGTGcaccggcaccaactctctcggcatagtttcctttcctcaaaagtctgtggatacgaccgactgggaactgaagtccggcacgggatgacctagactttgcctttgcttttgcttttcctcctttccctcgtcctgacattttgtactatttggttgatcgacactgagtaaagtgatacaatttttcttcaaaatttagcttatatacccactaaacggattgaacgatgtttttattatacaccAATCAGAACGAAGCTCTCTGCGGGCAGTTAGGCTACCGAACATTCAACATGTTATGGTGCTCTCTCCGAGGTTCGCGTTCAAtaaaatctttcaatccgttttgcccagtatataaacaaattgaaaataatttttcaccattacttatttgattatcaaaccAGTAACATGCCAACCCAAAGTAGGAACTAAAGGAGCCAAGGAAGGCCGTCACCAAGGCAAAGACTGCCAGAccccggcggtgacaagaaaaggaggaggaagaggacgtgaatcctatgctatctacatctacaaagtcttgagacaagtTCACCACCCGACACCGGAGTGTCCTCAAAGGCAATGTCCATCATGAACAGCTTCGTCAACGATATCTTCGAGAGAATCGCAGCAGAGGCCTCCCGATTGGCACACTACAACaaaagatctaccatcacatcccgggagatccagaccgctgtccgtcttctcttacccggagaattggccaagcacgctgtcagtgaaggtaccaaagccgtcactaaatacaccagcagcaagtaaacagtctgaagtttataacttcacaaacgggcccttttcagggccaccaacatttttcaaaagaatttacatttgttgtacatcatgtcaaacttctaaacaaagctataaatcccaacccccagctataactactttcaaactatttcaatagtatatggttacttttctcttctttctatctgtataacaaatatacgtgtatttcactcattctgtagtatttaatttgccaaaactacaaagcgtaaatacataaatcatgaagaacaaaacagtgctttcattccaattaatagagttgataaatttacgatttcttttgctttcgagagaaaaaaaatattgcgagaattattttacacggaaacaagaacattacctaatattaaaccacgcaaaaactctataattgaatataacagaatctacagattttgtgtgtaaaagtccgtgcattttgttttgaaattttctctctTCGTGTAGGCAAATGCACGGATTTGATCTTTGAACGTATTCATAAACcttcagaaatataaattctcaaataaatacaagagtaagagtaaggagttaattaaaaagaaagccagatatttaaaaaaaaaaggggggggagggggataacgagagagagagaaaatagttgcggatcaggatcagggaaaacaagaaaacggttgaaaaattcatgaacattagagaaaagaatagaagtgggagcaagctttgatttcaagattttgtttaaaaacgatgtacaacaaatctaagattctttttgaaaaatgttggtggccctgaaaagggccgttgtttaTATTAGCTgggtggctgtttaacctccgaatccgtacaaggtacgtccttgacgtttcaaagcgtagacaacatccatggcagtgacagtcttcctcttggcgtgctctgtgtatgtgacagcatcacggatgacattttccaagaaaactttaaggacaccacgggtttcctcatagatgagtccagatatacgttttactccacctcttcttgctaaacgacgggatggctggcttggtgataccttggatgttatcacgcaacaccttcctgtgacgccTTGGCGCCTCCTTTTCCTAGACCTTTACCTCCTTTTCCTCTGCCTGACATGTTTaactatttgtggtgattagttaaataatactttccgtctaacagcgactctttatatatcaccaacgcggccgtaaaagaagtatcacacattttcagttaactgttgtctgattggcttacgttgttttattcgggaggtaactctgtactgccttaaactgtgtacactttcaatcccactttttcattctaggtctgaaaaatataataattcatatcagacagtaattttttaagaaaaaactattattgaacagaaaaaaactttcaatcggaataaaaatgactgaaggagacaaaaaaaagctccaaaatgttgaaaagttttcattttaagatagaaaagtatgataaataaatgataaatgaaaatcactttagacagtcaaaattataaagataattatttgcttTCTCTGAACAGACATTTTCATTCAATGTCAATACACATTTCAACTTAATGGAATGGAATTTAGTTGGGGAAAAAATAAACCTCACAGACATATCTAGGAATACTGGTTATCTATTTGTCTATTTGATGTACCCAGAGAAATTGGATACATCACAGGATTTTACATGCTTGCAGTTTTCTACCTGTCTTTCATAACTCAACATCATCTGTCAAAGCTGTGCTTGCCATCCATCAAAGATCTGCTGCAGGTACTTCAGATCATAAATGagagaatgtatgaataaaactgttattgttattactattaaagattttttttttaggtattacaGTGAAGAAAAGAGATGCCCCTGTCTGCGGGTAAAACTTCTTATGTGTGCATcttcctttcaattttatttttaaacaccattctatatttatccacagtatgacgatgacaatttcatcagccaatccaataaaaatgttaatgcgcacacatatacttactattctgaagacatcttttagccagaaaagtttataataagtctgaaaactactttttatcatataaaaaagcttataagtgcaagatatatgcttacatggacttcctacagtgaaattttgtggggactacttggacccgtaccgaaattatattaatttaaatagaaatttcatgattttgtaaactagcagcaagacaagactctaaagtggacaaaatatattactacatacatgataaaaattttctttacaattctgactgaaaaaaaagctctaatttttgataaaagtaccctgtaatatcagcttttctaaaagaaatattcaaattaatgaattatacatgatatttaaaactctaacttaaaaaaaaaaggttatattttggccagttggtggttctctttctttggtctagactactggtgtaaataatacatcaaaagaagacaagacaaaacaagcgaagaaaataaaagaaaagaacagaagtacagatagaaacattcatatgttgatctttttttttatataatgtactatttaatattctacacacaaggacgtacatgtaccatgataacaaacaccccccccccctttttttttgtgatgagacttgtgtgtatatatataatcataaaatttattttttgtctatgtattgctttgcatatagatggattcaacaagaagaaataaaagagagagagagatggggaaaagaggggttcagctatgtttctaattttcatgtacaacaatttatagattctttttgaaaaatattggtggcccctgaaaagggccgttatgttttggtgaaaaaaatcacacttcttaagcacgttctccacggattcttcgtgccaattggatatcctttggcatgatggttactctcttggcgtggattgcgcacaagttggtatcctcgaagagaccgaccaagtaggcttcgctggcttcctgtagggccatgacggctgaactctggaatcggagatcagttttgaagtccctgggcgatttcacggactaatctctggaaggggagtttcctgatgaggagctctgtgctcttctggtatctcctgatttctcggagagcgactgttcctggcctgtatctatgtggtttcttgactccaccggttgcaggtgcgctcttacgggcggccttggtggcaagttgttttcttggagctttaccTCCGGTGGATTTACGTGCAGTTTTGCTTTGTTCGTGCCATGACTATTAGCTCTGTGGACGATTTGCTACAGGaaagaatacttgaaaatttcggtGAATGTGTTTTTGTGCTTGCCGGGAGGATTGAAATCACGGTGACGATTGGATCACCACTTACATAAAGCTGGCGTTGATTGGTCCGCATATCTTAAATCTGATTGGACTGATTTGTAAGGGACTTTGACAGTTTTCAatccattttttactgaaaaactgctcaacccaagctgacagtaaaaatgcccccttttttcattcataattacAGTTTCTGATCATCCCTCATAGCTCAACAATAGTAAATTAGTGTCACGGTTTCAATATGAtaaatctgaagaagaaaaaaaataataatgaaaaaaggtcaaaatacatgcagaaacattaaggaaaggaaagaaaaataaaacaggaaaaaataaaaataaaatgcagttataacacaaacaaagcgaaatagaaaataaaaaaacagaaacaaatggaattacacattcccgacatgacattgtacggatcggctgagtttctttattgttgtattatgtcatatttatgtatatttaatataaaaaaaagaagatgtggtatgattttcatttgGGCTGGGCACATTTGTCTCATTGTCTGATTGTCGGTGTGCTTACATCGATTCCACATCtttaatacacaaacaataactaaataaagacagaaagacagagagagagagagagagagagagagagagagagagagagagagagagagatgagagagagagagagagagagagagagagagagagagagagagagagagagagagagagagatgctgaaaaaaaaaatggaaaaaggaaaagaatggaaagtacatatcatatataaaagtgttgacgaaagagataatgttaacaaaaactataaataattataataataaaaaaaaaccacacaccttCTCAGATGAATCTAAGCATGCTCGCATCAATAACCAAGAGAGAGAAAGAAGAGAGCAgactagt from Mytilus edulis unplaced genomic scaffold, xbMytEdul2.2 SCAFFOLD_2303, whole genome shotgun sequence encodes the following:
- the LOC139505496 gene encoding LOW QUALITY PROTEIN: histone H4-like (The sequence of the model RefSeq protein was modified relative to this genomic sequence to represent the inferred CDS: deleted 2 bases in 2 codons), whose translation is MSGRGKGGKGLGKGGAKRHRKVLRDNIQGITKPAIRRLARRGGVKRISGLIYEETRGVLKVFLENVIRDAVTYTEHAKRKTVTAMDVVYALKRQGRTLYGFGG